The Neomonachus schauinslandi chromosome 4, ASM220157v2, whole genome shotgun sequence genome includes a region encoding these proteins:
- the KCNV1 gene encoding potassium voltage-gated channel subfamily V member 1: MELPPRGRAPLDSPLDSCSLTSLDSSVFCSEGEGEPLALGDCFTVNVGGSRFVLSQQALSCFPHTRLGKLAVVVASCRRPGALAAVPSPLEFCDDANPVDNEYFFDRSSQAFRYVLHYYRTGRLHVMEQLCALSFLQEIQYWGIDELSIDSCCRDRYFRRKELSETLDFKKDTEDQESQHESEQDFSQGPCPTVRQKLWNILEKPGSSTAARIFGVISIIFVVVSIVNMALMSAELSWLDLQLLEILEYVCISWFTGEFVLRFLCVRDRCRFLRKVPNIIDLLAILPFYITLLVESLSGSQTTQELENVGRIVQVLRLLRALRMLKLGRHSTGLRSLGMTITQCYEEVGLLLLFLSVGISIFSTVEYFAEQSIPDTTFTSVPCAWWWATTSMTTVGYGDIRPDTTTGKIVAFMCILSGILVLALPIAIINDRFSACYFTLKLKEAAVRQREALKKLTKNIATDSYISVNLRDVYARSIMEMLRLKGRERASTRSSGGDDFWF; the protein is encoded by the exons ATGGAGCTGCCTCCCCGAGGGCGGGCGCCGCTGGACTCGCCGCTGGACAGCTGCTCCCTGACCTCGCTGGACTCCAGCGTTTTCTGCAGCGAGGGTGAAGGGGAGCCCCTGGCGCTCGGGGACTGCTTCACGGTCAACGTGGGCGGCAGCCGCTTCGTGCTCTCGCAGCAGGCGCTGTCCTGCTTCCCGCACACGCGCCTTGGCAAGCTGGCCGTGGTGGTGGCCTCGTGCCGCCGCCCCGGGGCCCTGGCCGCCGTGCCCAGCCCCCTGGAGTTCTGCGATGATGCCAACCCCGTGGACAACGAGTACTTCTTCGACCGCAGCTCGCAAGCATTCCGCTACGTCTTGCACTACTACCGCACCGGCCGCCTGCACGTCATGGAGCAGCTGTGCGCGCTCTCCTTCCTTCAGGAGATCCAGTACTGGGGCATCGACGAGCTCAGCATCGACTCCTGCTGCAGGGACAG ATACTTCAGAAGAAAGGAGCTGAGTGAAACGTTAGACTTTAAGAAGGACACAGAAGACCAGGAGAGTCAACATGAGAGTGAACAGGACTTCTCCCAAGGACCTTGTCCCACTGTCCGTCAGAAGCTCTGGAACATCCTGGAGAAACCTGGATCTTCCACAGCTGCTCGAATCTTTGGGGTCATCTCCATCATCTTTGTGGTGGTGTCCATCGTCAACATGGCCCTGATGTCAGCTGAATTAAGCTGGCTGGACCTGCAGCTGCTGGAAATCCTGGAATATGTGTGTATTAGCTGGTTCACCGGGGAGTTTGTCCTGCGCTTCCTGTGTGTGCGGGACAGGTGCCGCTTCCTGAGAAAGGTGCCAAACATCATCGACCTCCTTGCCATCTTGCCCTTCTACATCACTCTTCTGGTGGAGAGCCTGAGTGGGAGCCAGACGACACAGGAGCTGGAAAATGTGGGGCGCATTGTGCAGGTTTTGAGGCTGCTCAGGGCTCTACGCATGCTAAAGCTGGGCAGACATTCCACAG GATTACGCTCACTCGGGATGACAATCACCCAGTGTTACGAAGAAGTCGGCCTACTGCTCCTATTTCTGTCTGTGGGAATTTCTATATTTTCCACGGTGGAATATTTTGCTGAGCAAAGCATTCCTGACACAACCTTCACAAGTGTCCCTTGTGCATGGTGGTGGGCCACGACATCCATGACTACTGTGGGCTACGGGGACATTAGACCTGACACCACCACAGGCAAAATCGTGGCCTTCATGTGTATATTATCAGGAATCCTTGTCTTGGCCTTGCCTATTGCTATTATTAACGACCGCTTCTCCGCTTGCTATTTCACCTTAAAGCTCAAGGAAGCAGCCGTTAGACAGCGGGAAGCTCTGAAGAAGCTCACCAAGAATATAGCCACTGATTCATATATCAGTGTTAACTTGAGGGATGTCTATGCCCGGAGTATCATGGAGATGCTTCGgttaaaaggcagagaaagggcaagTACTAGGAGCAGTGGGGGAGATGATTTCTGGTTTTGA